The Candidatus Vesicomyosocius sp. SY067_SCS001 genome includes a window with the following:
- the metH gene encoding methionine synthase: protein MNIKQILKSLLDKRILVLDGAMGTMIQQHKLTEKEYRGDRFKNWHILVQGNNDLLSLTQPQIIKNIHKDYLRVGADIIETNTFNATRTSMSDYKMEELAYEINLESAKIARQATDEFSSAKKPRFVAGVIGPTSRTCSLSPDVNDPGFRNITFDELVDVYIESARGLIKGGVDIILIETIFDTLNAKAAIFAIKQVFEDDGIELPIMISGTITDASGRTLSGQMTEAFYNSLRHAKPISIGLNCALGPDLLRQYIAEMSRVADTYVSAHPNAGLPNEFGEYDLNAITMSEQVSEWARSGLVNILGGCCGSTPDHIKAIADSISRIPPRKIPTIKLECRLSALEAFNIGNDSLFVNIGERANITGSAKFKRLILNQEYEKALDICRTQVEEGAQMIDINMDEGMLDGKTAMIRFMNLIASEPDIAKVPLIVDSSKWEIIEAGLKCTQGKSIVNSISLKEGKAKFIQYARLCKRYGAAIIVMAFDESGQADTQSRKIEICTKAYHILVNNVNFPPEDIIFDPNIFAIATGIEEHNNYGIDFIEATRAIKKNLPYAKISGGVSNVSFSFRGNNTVREAIHSVFLYHTVKAGMTMGIVNAGQLMVYNDIHPELKKAVEDVVLNINKQAGERLVDIASKFSNTFEQKNNKQDLKWRTWAVEKRLEHALVKGITTYINKDTQEAFDKLGRPILVIEGPLMSGMNVVGDLFSDGKMFLPQVVKSARVMKKSVAYLDPFLEAEKENCVPSSQAKILMATVKGDVHDIGKNIVSVVLSCNNYKIIDLGVMVPIETILETARKENVDIIGLSGLITPSLDEMVFVAREMTRQGLNLPLMIGGATTSKAHTAVKIEPEYNHGVFYVKDASKSVGVATALLSKTLKQKLLNDTKIEYENIRKRRINKGKSRLISLEKARANRPNISFNSIIKPKKLGIHVFKDYDLAEIFKFIDWVPFFQTWELTGKFPNILTDKIVGESASTLFNDAKVLFKKVINEKLLTANAVIGIFPANSINEDIELYDKNNEVIITLNHLRQQLDKKGNTPNFCLSDFIASKDSGINDYMGAFAVTTGINIELLITTFKADHDDYNSIMIKAIADRLAEAFTELMHFKLRTNLWGYSFERFDNNQLIQEKFDGIRPAPGYPSCPEHSEKEKLWTLLDVKNNTGMILTSSYAMLPTASVSGWYFANPDARYFGVAKINQSQLNNYAKRKSISLEQAEKLLSPNLE, encoded by the coding sequence ATGAATATAAAACAGATATTAAAATCCCTTTTAGATAAAAGAATTTTAGTACTTGATGGTGCTATGGGAACCATGATTCAACAACACAAATTAACCGAGAAAGAGTATCGTGGCGATCGTTTTAAAAATTGGCATATATTAGTTCAAGGTAATAATGATTTACTCTCACTTACTCAGCCTCAGATTATCAAGAATATTCATAAAGATTATTTAAGAGTCGGGGCTGATATTATTGAAACTAATACTTTTAATGCTACTCGAACTTCTATGTCTGATTATAAAATGGAAGAATTGGCCTATGAAATTAACCTTGAAAGTGCTAAAATTGCACGTCAAGCAACAGATGAATTTTCAAGTGCTAAAAAACCAAGATTTGTTGCTGGTGTTATTGGTCCAACTTCACGCACTTGCTCTCTATCACCAGATGTAAATGATCCTGGATTTAGAAATATTACCTTTGACGAGTTAGTTGATGTTTATATAGAATCCGCCCGTGGCTTGATTAAAGGTGGGGTAGATATTATTTTAATTGAAACCATTTTTGATACACTCAATGCCAAAGCTGCTATCTTTGCGATTAAACAGGTTTTTGAAGACGACGGGATTGAGTTACCCATTATGATTTCTGGTACCATTACTGATGCTTCTGGTCGTACTCTATCTGGACAAATGACTGAGGCTTTTTATAACTCATTGCGCCACGCTAAACCAATCTCTATTGGGCTTAATTGTGCACTAGGACCTGATTTATTACGCCAATACATAGCTGAAATGTCACGCGTAGCTGATACCTATGTATCAGCTCATCCAAACGCTGGACTACCCAATGAATTTGGAGAATATGATTTAAATGCTATAACCATGAGTGAACAAGTTAGTGAATGGGCAAGATCAGGTTTGGTAAATATATTAGGGGGTTGTTGCGGATCAACTCCTGATCATATTAAAGCAATTGCTGACTCAATTAGTAGGATACCTCCTAGAAAGATTCCTACTATTAAACTAGAATGTCGCTTATCAGCGCTTGAAGCTTTTAATATTGGTAACGATTCACTTTTTGTAAATATTGGTGAGCGCGCTAATATTACAGGTTCAGCTAAATTTAAACGTCTTATTCTTAACCAAGAATATGAAAAGGCGCTGGATATTTGCCGCACACAAGTAGAGGAAGGCGCACAAATGATTGATATCAATATGGACGAAGGTATGCTTGATGGTAAAACTGCTATGATCCGCTTTATGAATCTAATCGCCTCAGAACCTGATATTGCTAAAGTTCCATTAATAGTAGACTCTTCTAAATGGGAGATTATCGAAGCTGGACTTAAATGCACGCAAGGGAAATCTATTGTCAACTCTATTTCACTCAAAGAAGGTAAGGCTAAGTTTATACAATATGCCCGTCTATGCAAACGCTATGGTGCAGCAATTATCGTTATGGCATTTGATGAATCTGGTCAAGCAGACACACAATCTCGAAAAATTGAAATCTGTACAAAAGCCTATCATATTTTAGTTAATAATGTTAATTTTCCACCAGAAGATATTATTTTTGACCCTAATATTTTTGCGATAGCAACAGGTATTGAAGAACACAATAATTATGGGATAGATTTTATTGAAGCCACGCGCGCCATTAAAAAAAATCTACCTTACGCTAAAATATCTGGAGGAGTATCCAATGTATCATTTTCATTTAGAGGTAACAATACCGTACGTGAAGCGATTCATTCAGTCTTTTTATATCATACTGTAAAAGCAGGCATGACTATGGGTATCGTTAATGCAGGGCAATTAATGGTTTATAATGATATTCACCCAGAACTTAAAAAAGCTGTTGAAGATGTTGTATTAAATATCAACAAACAAGCAGGCGAACGTTTAGTTGATATAGCCTCAAAATTTTCTAACACATTCGAGCAAAAAAATAATAAACAAGATCTAAAATGGCGCACATGGGCAGTAGAAAAACGCCTAGAACATGCTTTAGTCAAGGGTATTACTACATACATTAATAAAGATACTCAAGAGGCATTTGATAAATTAGGTCGTCCTATTCTAGTCATTGAAGGCCCACTTATGAGTGGTATGAATGTAGTAGGTGATTTATTTAGTGATGGAAAAATGTTCTTGCCTCAAGTGGTGAAATCAGCTCGAGTTATGAAAAAATCAGTAGCTTACTTAGATCCATTCTTAGAAGCTGAAAAAGAAAATTGTGTCCCCAGCTCACAAGCCAAAATTTTAATGGCAACGGTTAAAGGAGATGTACACGATATTGGTAAAAATATTGTTAGTGTGGTACTTTCTTGTAATAATTATAAAATTATTGATCTAGGTGTAATGGTACCTATCGAAACCATACTTGAAACTGCTAGAAAAGAGAATGTAGATATTATTGGTTTATCAGGGCTAATCACACCTTCACTAGATGAAATGGTGTTTGTTGCTAGAGAAATGACTCGTCAAGGTCTTAATTTGCCCTTAATGATTGGTGGTGCTACCACTTCTAAAGCACATACAGCCGTAAAAATTGAGCCAGAATATAACCATGGAGTTTTTTATGTAAAAGACGCTTCTAAATCCGTTGGCGTAGCAACTGCCCTACTCTCAAAAACCCTTAAGCAGAAACTTTTAAATGATACAAAGATCGAGTATGAAAATATACGTAAGCGTCGTATCAATAAAGGTAAAAGTAGACTTATTTCTCTAGAAAAAGCTAGAGCTAATAGACCTAATATTTCTTTTAACTCTATTATTAAACCTAAAAAATTAGGTATTCATGTTTTTAAAGATTATGATTTAGCTGAAATTTTCAAATTTATTGACTGGGTACCATTTTTCCAAACTTGGGAATTAACCGGTAAATTTCCTAATATATTAACGGATAAGATTGTAGGTGAATCTGCTAGTACACTATTTAATGATGCTAAGGTTTTATTTAAAAAAGTAATTAATGAAAAACTACTTACGGCTAATGCCGTTATCGGCATTTTCCCAGCTAATAGTATCAATGAAGACATTGAGTTGTATGATAAAAATAACGAAGTTATAATAACCCTTAACCATCTACGTCAACAATTAGACAAAAAAGGCAACACTCCAAACTTTTGTTTAAGTGATTTTATTGCTTCAAAAGATAGCGGCATCAATGATTATATGGGTGCCTTCGCTGTTACTACCGGTATTAATATTGAATTATTAATTACTACATTTAAAGCTGACCACGACGATTATAATTCAATCATGATTAAAGCCATAGCTGACCGTCTAGCAGAAGCTTTTACCGAACTTATGCACTTTAAATTACGTACCAATCTTTGGGGTTATAGTTTTGAGAGATTTGATAACAATCAACTTATCCAAGAAAAATTTGATGGTATTCGCCCTGCTCCTGGCTATCCATCTTGTCCTGAACATAGCGAAAAAGAAAAACTCTGGACACTACTTGACGTTAAAAATAACACTGGCATGATATTAACCAGCTCGTATGCAATGCTACCAACTGCTAGCGTTAGCGGTTGGTATTTTGCAAACCCTGATGCTAGATACTTTGGCGTGGCAAAAATCAATCAATCACAATTAAATAATTACGCTAAACGTAAAAGTATTTCGTTAGAACAAGCAGAAAAATTACTATCACCTAATTTAGAATAG
- the ssb gene encoding single-stranded DNA-binding protein, giving the protein MLGINKVILIGNVGQDIELKYTSDGRSIANLSVATNERWIDKNTGQKVDSTEWHRVNLFGKLADIASQYLHKGSKIYIEGKLKTRKWQDKTGADRYITEIVVSGFNGTLQMLDSRHDNTDDMNNTLQPQQSSPSSTFASQQKTVLPISDPITPVENSEFDDDIPF; this is encoded by the coding sequence ATGTTAGGAATCAACAAAGTAATTTTAATAGGTAATGTAGGTCAAGATATAGAATTAAAATATACCTCTGATGGTAGATCAATAGCTAATTTATCCGTTGCAACTAATGAAAGATGGATAGACAAGAATACAGGGCAAAAAGTTGATAGCACTGAGTGGCATAGAGTTAATTTATTTGGAAAATTAGCTGATATTGCTAGTCAATATCTACACAAAGGTTCTAAAATTTACATTGAAGGTAAATTAAAAACTCGAAAATGGCAAGACAAAACTGGTGCTGATCGTTATATAACTGAAATAGTTGTATCTGGCTTTAATGGCACATTACAAATGTTAGATAGTCGCCACGATAATACTGATGATATGAATAATACGCTCCAACCTCAACAATCATCCCCTTCTTCTACATTTGCATCACAACAAAAGACAGTACTGCCAATATCAGACCCTATCACACCTGTTGAAAATTCTGAATTTGATGATGACATTCCTTTTTAG
- a CDS encoding MFS transporter produces the protein MNKQERVFTFKISLIMATRMLGLFMIFPIFSVYASKYTNTTPYLIGLAIGIYGLTQALLQIPFGYLSDKYGRKSMINIGLIIFFIGSIVVANSTDIIGIVIGRALQGSGAISAVLMAFLADFISDNQRSKANAFVGVQIGIAFMLALLLGPIISAKLGISGLFWIIALLSIIALIIVSTMPDIKPKEQYTLSIVNIKKVLNIDLLRLDFSIFALHLILTCAFIAMPIVLEENNIIDIKDSWQIYLPIIMLSFIGMLPMVILASKHKKIKPVFLSAITLLIISQILFYQTQLTYTSFLIFLTLFFIAFNALEAILPSLIASGASADKRGLAMGLYSTSQFLGVFVGGISGGRIYNIFNLNSVFLFTTFIAIIWWIIILTTKQKTPR, from the coding sequence ATGAATAAACAAGAAAGAGTTTTCACGTTTAAAATTTCTTTAATCATGGCCACACGTATGTTAGGCTTGTTTATGATTTTTCCTATATTTTCAGTCTATGCCAGTAAATACACCAATACTACACCTTACTTAATAGGTTTAGCTATTGGTATTTATGGCTTAACTCAAGCATTATTACAAATTCCATTTGGTTATTTGTCAGACAAGTATGGTAGAAAATCCATGATAAATATTGGTCTTATTATCTTTTTTATTGGTAGTATTGTGGTTGCTAATTCAACAGATATCATAGGAATTGTTATTGGTAGAGCCTTGCAGGGTTCAGGTGCTATTTCAGCAGTACTGATGGCATTTTTAGCAGATTTTATTAGCGATAATCAACGTTCTAAAGCCAATGCTTTTGTGGGTGTACAAATAGGCATAGCCTTTATGCTAGCCTTATTACTAGGCCCTATTATTAGTGCTAAATTAGGTATCTCTGGCTTATTTTGGATTATTGCTTTGCTTTCTATTATTGCTTTGATTATTGTTAGTACCATGCCAGACATTAAACCTAAAGAACAATATACTTTATCAATTGTAAACATTAAAAAAGTACTAAATATTGATTTACTACGACTAGATTTTAGTATTTTTGCACTACATTTAATTTTAACTTGTGCTTTTATCGCCATGCCAATTGTTTTAGAAGAAAATAATATTATTGACATTAAAGATAGTTGGCAAATATATCTACCTATTATCATGTTATCTTTTATTGGTATGTTACCAATGGTAATCTTAGCTTCCAAACATAAAAAAATTAAGCCTGTGTTCTTAAGCGCTATTACATTATTGATTATTAGCCAAATTTTGTTTTATCAAACACAACTTACATACACTTCATTTTTGATCTTCCTAACTTTATTTTTTATTGCTTTTAATGCATTAGAAGCTATTTTACCTTCACTCATAGCCTCAGGTGCAAGCGCTGATAAACGTGGATTGGCTATGGGATTGTATTCTACATCACAATTCTTAGGTGTATTCGTTGGCGGGATTTCTGGTGGACGTATTTACAACATATTTAATCTAAATAGTGTATTCTTATTTACTACATTTATTGCAATTATTTGGTGGATAATCATCCTTACAACAAAGCAAAAAACACCCCGTTAA
- a CDS encoding outer membrane protein assembly factor BamD, which produces MKKLFIILPFLVLLLNGCFWQKEIKIESITKGWSPKTFFTQAKEQESLGLINESIELFEQLQAAYPGSKYALQSKLEIAYALYKNKDYDQAIYHLNNYIKIYPEHFSTPYAYYLRGVVSQDKSRSFLDDYFTDSAQRGVNSVRNAFNYYLALIDKFPKTKYSEDAITRIVVLRNILSRHELFIAIYYTKKGANIAAINRTKFIVEKYQNTPSVPAALHLMAINYDAINAGTLAKDTRRVLEKNYPWYTPYYSLKN; this is translated from the coding sequence ATGAAAAAATTATTCATCATTCTACCTTTTTTAGTATTATTACTTAATGGTTGCTTCTGGCAAAAAGAAATTAAAATAGAATCTATTACTAAAGGTTGGTCGCCAAAGACATTTTTTACTCAAGCTAAAGAACAAGAATCATTAGGATTAATAAATGAATCTATAGAACTTTTTGAACAACTACAAGCCGCTTATCCTGGCTCAAAATATGCACTACAGTCTAAGTTAGAAATCGCCTATGCATTGTATAAAAACAAAGACTATGACCAGGCAATTTATCATCTAAATAATTATATTAAAATTTATCCAGAACATTTTTCAACTCCATATGCTTATTATTTACGAGGTGTTGTTTCACAAGACAAATCCCGCTCATTTTTAGATGACTACTTTACTGATAGTGCTCAACGTGGAGTTAATTCAGTACGTAACGCCTTTAACTACTATCTAGCATTGATTGATAAATTTCCAAAAACTAAGTATAGTGAAGACGCTATAACACGTATAGTTGTACTTAGAAATATTTTATCAAGACATGAGTTGTTCATAGCTATTTATTACACCAAGAAAGGGGCCAATATTGCTGCTATTAACCGGACTAAGTTTATTGTTGAGAAATATCAAAATACGCCCTCAGTTCCTGCAGCACTACATTTAATGGCAATCAATTATGATGCTATTAACGCAGGTACACTAGCAAAAGATACACGTCGAGTACTAGAAAAAAATTACCCTTGGTATACACCCTATTATTCTTTGAAGAACTAA
- a CDS encoding RelA/SpoT family protein, translated as MKLPDKRILISELCNTLENYMSKKQVEGVYQAYIVAATAHDGQYRQSGEAYVFHPISVAMILAELKLDYCCIVAAILHDCIEDTSVTYDQIKCDFGDEIAHIVEGVSKLTGFKFHSNTDKQAQNFRKLLLAMSGDMRVIVIKLADRLHNMQTLGSMSRDKQLRIAKETVEIHAPIARRLDLNSIRVKLDNLCFSIIYPFRNRVLVSQIKKQCGNRKKVINHIENEIKSRLNQEGLPNVEINSRRKQPCSIYRKMKIKHLKFSQVLDMYALRIIVADVAQCYQSLGIIHNLYKPLPGKFKDYIALPKSNGYQSLHTILFGSNKIFIEVQIRSSDMHFISEYGIAAHWHYKSGSNRKSALANNWLGSLLDIQQNSGTSIEFLEETKADLFPYEVFVFTPEGDIIQLPYKSTVLDFAYMVHTSIGNHTLRAKIDQVITPISTELKSGQTIEIITDDKATPRSSWLQIVVTIKARSSIKAYLKNESASELIQLGEYLLTNALDYQNIDTDNIDEVQWIKCIKALHCNSKEDMYMKIGLSEILVSVALNKLQGDNIKNTNQKISIYKTQGKAISFASCCHPIPGDKVAGVLTTSKGMVVHRLICANLARAKSKNAQWLNIDWQANEDEEFKAMIDVDVANQRGTLASITSVISKMKINIEFLEIQEKNNTIKSLNIVISVANFSQLNQVFVQLKTLKFVREVSRM; from the coding sequence ATGAAATTACCTGATAAAAGAATTCTAATAAGCGAGCTATGTAACACACTAGAAAACTATATGTCTAAAAAACAGGTTGAAGGTGTTTATCAGGCTTATATTGTTGCAGCAACAGCACATGATGGTCAATACAGACAGTCAGGTGAAGCTTATGTATTCCACCCTATATCAGTTGCTATGATTTTAGCAGAGTTAAAACTAGACTACTGTTGTATTGTAGCGGCAATACTACATGATTGTATTGAGGATACTTCAGTCACTTATGATCAAATTAAATGTGATTTTGGTGATGAAATTGCACATATTGTGGAAGGTGTTTCTAAGCTAACTGGGTTTAAATTTCATTCAAACACAGATAAGCAAGCACAAAATTTTAGAAAGTTACTATTGGCTATGAGTGGTGATATGCGAGTTATAGTAATAAAACTAGCAGATCGTTTACATAATATGCAAACACTTGGCTCTATGAGCAGAGATAAGCAACTTAGAATTGCCAAAGAAACGGTAGAAATACATGCACCAATTGCGCGTCGTTTAGACCTTAATAGTATTAGAGTTAAGTTGGATAATTTGTGCTTTTCTATTATTTATCCATTTCGTAATAGGGTTCTAGTGAGTCAAATTAAAAAACAATGTGGTAATCGAAAGAAAGTTATTAATCATATTGAGAATGAAATAAAGAGCCGATTAAATCAAGAAGGCTTGCCAAACGTTGAAATTAATAGTCGTAGAAAACAACCTTGTAGTATTTATAGAAAAATGAAAATCAAACATTTGAAGTTTTCTCAAGTGTTGGATATGTATGCACTTAGGATTATTGTAGCTGATGTTGCACAATGTTACCAATCCTTAGGTATTATTCATAATTTATACAAACCATTACCAGGTAAGTTTAAAGATTATATAGCATTACCAAAATCAAACGGTTATCAGTCCTTACACACGATATTATTTGGTTCTAATAAAATTTTTATTGAAGTACAAATTCGTTCATCTGATATGCATTTTATTTCAGAATATGGGATTGCTGCACATTGGCATTATAAGAGTGGTTCTAATCGTAAATCAGCATTAGCTAATAACTGGTTAGGTTCGCTACTAGATATTCAACAAAATTCAGGTACTTCTATTGAGTTTTTAGAAGAAACTAAAGCGGATTTATTTCCTTATGAGGTATTTGTTTTTACTCCTGAAGGTGATATTATTCAATTACCTTATAAATCGACTGTACTTGATTTTGCCTATATGGTACATACCAGTATCGGCAATCATACTCTTAGAGCTAAAATTGATCAAGTTATTACACCTATTTCTACCGAATTAAAATCAGGACAGACTATTGAAATTATTACTGACGATAAAGCCACTCCTAGATCTTCTTGGTTACAAATTGTTGTTACTATAAAAGCTAGATCTTCGATTAAAGCGTACCTTAAGAATGAGTCAGCCTCTGAATTAATTCAGTTGGGAGAGTATTTATTAACCAATGCACTTGATTATCAAAATATAGATACAGATAATATTGATGAGGTTCAATGGATAAAATGTATTAAAGCATTACATTGTAATTCTAAAGAAGACATGTACATGAAAATTGGACTTTCTGAGATTTTAGTATCAGTTGCACTGAACAAACTGCAAGGAGATAATATCAAGAATACAAATCAAAAGATTAGTATTTATAAAACTCAAGGAAAAGCCATTAGTTTTGCTTCTTGTTGTCATCCCATTCCTGGTGATAAAGTAGCTGGTGTTTTAACCACTTCTAAAGGTATGGTGGTACATAGACTTATTTGTGCTAATTTAGCTCGTGCTAAAAGTAAAAATGCACAATGGCTTAACATTGATTGGCAAGCCAATGAGGATGAGGAATTTAAAGCAATGATTGACGTGGATGTTGCCAACCAAAGAGGTACACTCGCGTCTATTACCAGTGTTATTTCAAAGATGAAAATTAATATTGAGTTTTTAGAGATTCAAGAAAAAAACAATACTATCAAATCACTTAATATAGTGATTAGTGTTGCAAATTTTAGTCAATTAAATCAAGTATTCGTACAATTAAAAACGTTAAAATTTGTTAGAGAGGTTAGTAGGATGTGA
- the iscX gene encoding Fe-S cluster assembly protein IscX — protein sequence MNWTDSLDIAIALNDAYPKINPCIVNFVDLKQMVIALNEFDDDVNRSSEKILEVIQMNWIEEME from the coding sequence ATGAACTGGACAGATTCTTTAGATATTGCAATAGCCTTGAATGATGCTTATCCAAAAATTAATCCTTGTATTGTTAATTTTGTTGATCTTAAACAGATGGTGATTGCACTGAATGAATTTGATGATGATGTAAACAGATCAAGTGAAAAAATTCTTGAGGTTATTCAAATGAACTGGATAGAAGAAATGGAATAA
- a CDS encoding tetratricopeptide repeat protein, with the protein MDVIKETSFKIRRYDKKVKCVYTQARSLLITDQYDQYIKLFKQYLVDYSNSGYISDVHYWLAKSYLAKEDFHNARNTFIVFQQQNLLHYKFSNSVFELAKVYIVLNKKDKECGLLSTMLLKFTSHKAINRAKQLLSKIIIKLKINN; encoded by the coding sequence ATGGATGTAATTAAAGAAACTTCGTTTAAAATAAGAAGGTATGATAAAAAAGTCAAATGTGTTTATACGCAGGCTCGTAGTTTGCTAATAACAGATCAATATGACCAATATATTAAGTTATTTAAGCAATATTTAGTAGATTATTCCAATAGTGGTTACATTTCAGATGTGCACTACTGGCTAGCTAAATCTTATTTGGCTAAAGAAGATTTTCATAATGCTAGAAATACTTTTATTGTATTTCAACAACAAAATCTATTGCATTATAAATTTTCAAACTCTGTATTTGAATTAGCTAAAGTATATATAGTACTTAATAAAAAAGACAAAGAATGTGGTTTATTAAGTACAATGCTGCTGAAATTTACTTCACATAAAGCAATTAATAGAGCCAAGCAACTACTTAGTAAGATCATAATCAAATTAAAGATTAATAATTAA
- a CDS encoding aminodeoxychorismate synthase component I, which translates to MKVISIPDIDLDALSYANPTRYPFLLESVHHNSINNFSILFAHPGKKIVLNDLEEFDFLDKLTASIDGLLIYSDLPFTGGWFVYLSYELIGQIEPTLKQIMHTSDQPIAMAVQIPTAIIINHTNHQTYLLDQFDSKYRIDQVLADIKQLKSIPDCKLIGTLYTEEEAKFLSGVAKNLEYIKAGDVFQVNLSRQWQYQLTNDITPTQIYQALKKTNPAPFSALVQLQTFSIISSSPERLFSVDGNVIQSRPIAGTCPRGIGIKDKRLKQQLINHPKERAEHIMLLDLERNDLGRVCEYGSIKIDEIMGLESYPFVHHIVSNIKGKIKLNTTIKHLISALFPGGTITGCPKIRCMQIIQELEQTPRQSYTGSLGYVSSNGKMDFNILIRTISKQNNLLTLRTGSGIVVDSIAKQELQETKHKAKGILQIFV; encoded by the coding sequence GTGAAAGTTATATCTATTCCTGATATTGATTTAGATGCGTTATCTTACGCTAATCCTACACGTTATCCATTTTTATTAGAAAGTGTCCATCATAATTCTATTAATAATTTTTCTATATTGTTTGCACATCCTGGTAAAAAAATTGTGTTGAATGATTTAGAAGAGTTTGATTTTTTAGACAAACTCACTGCTAGTATAGATGGACTACTTATTTACAGTGATTTGCCTTTTACTGGCGGGTGGTTTGTATATCTTTCTTATGAATTAATTGGGCAAATAGAGCCTACTTTAAAACAAATAATGCATACAAGCGATCAACCTATTGCTATGGCTGTGCAAATTCCAACAGCTATTATTATTAATCACACAAATCATCAGACCTATCTATTAGACCAATTTGACAGTAAATATAGAATAGATCAAGTATTAGCAGATATTAAACAATTAAAGTCAATACCTGATTGTAAATTAATAGGTACTTTATATACTGAAGAAGAAGCTAAGTTTTTATCAGGCGTGGCAAAGAATCTTGAATACATTAAAGCAGGAGATGTTTTTCAAGTAAACCTTTCAAGACAATGGCAATACCAGTTAACTAATGATATTACTCCAACTCAAATTTACCAAGCATTAAAAAAAACCAATCCAGCCCCATTTTCCGCACTGGTACAATTACAAACGTTTAGTATTATTTCTTCTTCCCCTGAGCGTTTATTTAGCGTGGATGGTAATGTCATACAAAGCAGACCTATTGCAGGTACCTGTCCACGCGGTATAGGTATTAAAGATAAACGTCTAAAACAACAACTTATTAACCACCCTAAAGAACGAGCAGAGCATATTATGCTACTTGATTTAGAGCGTAATGATTTGGGCAGGGTGTGTGAATACGGAAGTATCAAAATTGATGAAATTATGGGTTTGGAAAGCTATCCATTTGTACATCATATCGTTTCAAATATCAAAGGAAAAATTAAATTAAACACTACTATTAAACACCTAATTAGTGCATTATTCCCAGGGGGAACTATCACTGGATGTCCTAAGATTCGTTGTATGCAAATTATTCAAGAACTTGAACAAACTCCACGTCAATCCTATACAGGATCGTTAGGTTATGTCAGTAGTAACGGGAAAATGGATTTTAATATTCTTATTCGTACCATTAGTAAACAAAACAATCTGCTAACTTTAAGGACAGGGTCTGGCATTGTGGTTGACTCTATTGCTAAACAAGAGTTGCAGGAAACCAAACACAAAGCCAAGGGTATTCTTCAAATTTTTGTATAA